One region of Penaeus vannamei isolate JL-2024 chromosome 36, ASM4276789v1, whole genome shotgun sequence genomic DNA includes:
- the LOC113827154 gene encoding uncharacterized protein isoform X2: MSQLSEYETFEPTTHPWGVTISLISFLAIVISFCSPYWLKNDGELSEGHFLNTGLWEACFSNYHDYTYRYDRIYDGCYWTLDEETHVIAEQLRRPFFVTVQVFYTFCFTLSLLGAGLTGVLILCPGEDFEKYVLKLAYIDLFISWFFGFIAVIVFGAMGDNRDWMPHWDHNHLSWSFGLAVVGVVAEFVAAVLFWVEYRIQKRKESYRQSHGVFTLEGGTKN, encoded by the exons ATGTCGCAGCTGAGTGAATATGAGACCTTCGAGCCCACGACCCATCCGTGGGGGGTTACAATATCTTTAATATCCTTCCTGGCCATTGTGATATCCTTCTGCTCGCCTTACTGGCTAAAAAATGACGGCGAGCTGAGTGAGGGCCATTTCCTCAATACGG GTCTCTGGGAAGCCTGTTTCAGCAATTACCACGACTACACCTACCGCTACGACAGAATTTATGATGGCTGCTACTGGACGCTGGACGAGGAAACCCATGTCATTGCTGAGCAGCTGAGACGAC CATTCTTTGTCACAGTCCAAGTCTTCTACACCTTCTGCTTCACGTTATCACTACTTGGCGCTGGCCTCACAGGTGTTCTCATCCTCTGTCCTGGTGAAGATTTTGAGAAATATGTCTTGAAGCTGGCCTACATTGACCTCTTCATCTCGT GGTTCTTTGGGTTTATCGCAGTGATAGTCTTTGGAGCTATGGGTGACAACCGTGATTGGATGCCCCATTGGGACCACAATCATCTCTCTTGGTCCTTTGGTCTCG CTGTGGTGGGTGTTGTAGCAGAATTTGTTGCAGCAGTTCTCTTCTGGGTTGAGTACCGCATCCAGAAGCGAAAGGAGTCCTATCGCCAAAGCCATGGAGTTTTCACACTTGAAGGGGGAACCAAGAATTAA
- the LOC113827154 gene encoding uncharacterized protein isoform X1, which translates to MVVPPRDRRTTAGWWAIGFHVLAFVLICISMFTTYWFQAENKAYGTAVESVGLWTQCFRSYTTREDVHKERFFVGCRWIFDPFTTGYEDVQADLQSPFFVTVQVFYTFCFTLSLLGAGLTGVLILCPGEDFEKYVLKLAYIDLFISWFFGFIAVIVFGAMGDNRDWMPHWDHNHLSWSFGLAVVGVVAEFVAAVLFWVEYRIQKRKESYRQSHGVFTLEGGTKN; encoded by the exons ATGGTGGTGCCCCCAAGAGACCGTCGCACCACGGCAGGATGGTGGGCCATCGGCTTCCACGTCCTGGCCTTCGTCCTTATTTGCATCAGCATGTTCACGACATATTGGTTCCAGGCCGAGAACAAGGCCTATGGCACGGCCGTGGAGAGCGTGGGCCTATGGACGCAGTGTTTCAGGTCGTACACCACGCGGGAGGATGTGCACAAAGAGCGCTTCTTTGTAGGGTGTCGCTGGATCTTCGACCCCTTCACTACGGGGTACGAGGACGTCCAGGCAGACTTGCAGTCAC CATTCTTTGTCACAGTCCAAGTCTTCTACACCTTCTGCTTCACGTTATCACTACTTGGCGCTGGCCTCACAGGTGTTCTCATCCTCTGTCCTGGTGAAGATTTTGAGAAATATGTCTTGAAGCTGGCCTACATTGACCTCTTCATCTCGT GGTTCTTTGGGTTTATCGCAGTGATAGTCTTTGGAGCTATGGGTGACAACCGTGATTGGATGCCCCATTGGGACCACAATCATCTCTCTTGGTCCTTTGGTCTCG CTGTGGTGGGTGTTGTAGCAGAATTTGTTGCAGCAGTTCTCTTCTGGGTTGAGTACCGCATCCAGAAGCGAAAGGAGTCCTATCGCCAAAGCCATGGAGTTTTCACACTTGAAGGGGGAACCAAGAATTAA